One genomic region from Pyxicephalus adspersus chromosome 1, UCB_Pads_2.0, whole genome shotgun sequence encodes:
- the TMPRSS2 gene encoding transmembrane protease serine 2, which translates to MYTPSAPPPPYYDNRGFHGDHNHIYVNQVPYNVNQAPYNVYESAPPPIHHVSPVPHYLPNVSPHHSVPANQHEKSSGWCSSRRKKLICICTIICFLAIAIIAAVLCWYFVTNSCERKCGTSGQCVKASKWCDGTEDCPNGEDESYCIRLYGDKFILQVYSPTKSAWMNMCFDDWNLNYGVQTCQAIGYKMSTYDGTYLQSVTSNLKGFVSINTSVTFNKLHTSVRSRDYCPSGKVISLKCIDCGISSKTVSSRIVGGTAAQNGEWPWQVSLQASTKHVCGGSIITQDWILTAAHCVEGSYSYPSQWRVSAGSIIRSGGSFYSVDRIISHPKYNTETKDSDIALMKLKTSISFTSTMKPVCLPNAEMPWSDTQSCWITGWGYTTQGGSTSNTLQAANVPLIDSNTCNKASVYNGAITSTMICAGYLSGGIDTCQGDSGGPLVTKTNSLWWLVGDTSWGTGCANRNKPGVYGNVTLFLDWIYNQMQTYR; encoded by the exons ATGTATACACCG agTGCACCTCCACCCCCATATTATGACAATAGGGGTTTTCATGGAGATCATAACCATATCTATGTGAACCAGGTACCGTACAATGTGAATCAAGCACCATACAATGTTTATGAATCTGCTCCTCCACCCATTCACCATGTCTCTCCAGTGCCACATTACCTTCCCAATGTATCTCCTCACCACTCCGTGCCAGCAAACCAACACGAGAAATCCTCAGGGTGGTGCTCCTCAC gtagaaaaaagttaatttgtaTCTGCACCATCATCTGTTTTCTGGCAATAGCAATCATCGCTGCAGTACTGTGCTGGTATTTCG TTACAAACAGCTGTGAACGGAAATGTGGAACATCTGGGCAATGTGTAAAGGCATCCAAGTGGTGTGACGGCACAGAGGACTGCCCCAATGGAGAGGATGAGAGCTACTGTA tacgGTTATATGGAGATAAGTTTATACTGCAAGTTTATTCTCCAACAAAGTCAGCCTGGATGAATATGTGCTTTGATGACTGGAACCTCAATTACGGAGTTCAGACGTGCCAAGCTATAGGCTACAAAAT gTCCACCTATGATGGCACTTATCTTCAATCTGTCACATCAAACCTGAAAGGTTTTGTCAGCATAAATACCAGCGTCACATTTAACAAGCTGCACACTAGTGTCAGAAGCAG GGATTATTGCCCATCTGGAAAAGTTATCTCCCTAAAGTGCATAG ATTGTGGAATATCTAGCAAGACTGTATCCAGCAGAATAGTTGGTGGAACAGCAGCTCAGAATGGGGAATGGCCCTGGCAAGTGAGCCTACAGGCTTCCACAAAGCATGTGTGTGGAGGGTCTATCATTACCCAGGACTGGATTCTTACTGCTGCACATTGCGTAGAGGG aaGTTATTCTTACCCCAGCCAATGGAGAGTCTCTGCCGGGTCGATCATTAGATCAGGAGGGTCATTCTACAGTGTGGATAGAATCATCTCTCATCCCAAGTACAATACAGAAACCAAGGACAGTGATATAGCACTAATGAAGCTAAAAACCAGCATATCATTTACCT cgaCTATGAAGCCAGTTTGTTTGCCCAATGCAGAAATGCCATGGAGTGACACCCAGTCCTGTTGGATCACTGGCTGGGGATATACTACCCAAGGAG GCAGCACTTCTAATACCCTACAGGCAGCCAATGTTCCCTTGATTGACTCAAATACCTGCAATAAGGCATCTGTTTATAATGGAGCCATTACTTCCACCATGATATGTGCTGGATACCTTTCCGGAGGAATTGATACATGCCAG GGAGACAGTGGTGGCCCCTTGGTCACTAAAACAAACTCATTGTGGTGGCTTGTTGGCGACACGAGCTGGGGAACAGGATGTGCCAATCGTAACAAACCTGGAGTCTATGGCAATGTAACATTGTTTCTAGACTGGATCTATAACCAGATGCAG accTACAGATAA